A stretch of the Uranotaenia lowii strain MFRU-FL chromosome 3, ASM2978415v1, whole genome shotgun sequence genome encodes the following:
- the LOC129758641 gene encoding venom carboxylesterase-6-like, which produces MLRIFGLAVVGLWINSCDSEAVLVNVENGPLRGEQRDGYYYAFEGIPYARAPLGDLRLAPSVLNDERWKEPRDALKPGSWCIQWNHFLEDDFKVVGEEDCLFLNVYTPNLSPNVSMPTFFYIHGGAFMFGSGDYYRPDHLMKQPVIVVTINYRLGPMGFMSTEDDVIPGNFGLKDQVTALEWVRRNIASFGGHPEQITLVGFSAGSASVEMHYLSPMSRDLFKNAIGHSGSALNPWVLVENSTAKAKKVASSVGCQTSASKEMLACLRAAPAQDIVGTVKQFFGFMFNPFSPFGAVVEVQSDNNPKPFLIDHPYNLMRAGKVKKAPLILSATDAEGLYPAGAFIRKKEYLEDIDKNWNALLPAILDYQTSLDADVKGRNQISETIRKRYLKDQPLTEDNFRDFVKIISNRLYFAGITTSAKLLKNHIPVYFYYDVYKTQYGLGEHMSYTSTDYGVAHGEDILLIFKTDMRDGNHPYSEEERLMSDRFVQLYEGFSRDRPPHFGPHALPRMEPTDDRLRFLELSYPESWVRLRAQLSDEDFWNRIDFHDGMPVQESRNKTEL; this is translated from the exons ATGCTGAGGATTTTTGGTCTCGCGGTTGTCGGTTTGTGGATTAATTCTTGCGACTCGGAAGCTGTGCTGGTCAATGTTGAAAATGGACCTCTGAGAGGAGAACAACGTGACGGTTATTATTACGCCTTTGAGGGCATTCCTTACGCGAGGGCGCCCTTGGGCGATTTGAGATTGGCCCCATCGGTGTTGAATGATGAACGATGGAAGGAACCGCGAGATGCGTTGAAGCCAGGATCCTGGTGCATCCAGTGGAACCATTTCCTGGAGGATGACTTCAAGGTGGTGGGCGAGGAGGATTGTCTGTTTTTGAATGTCTACACGCCCAACTTGAGTCCGAATGTGTCGATGCCGACATTTTTCTACATTCACGGTGGGGCTTTCATGTTCGGATCAGGAGATTACTATAGACCGGATCATTTGATGAAACAACCGGTGATTGTAGTGACCATCAACTATCGGTTGGGTCCGATGGGATTCATGAGCACGGAAGATGACGTGATCCCGGGAAACTTCGGTCTCAAAGATCAGGTGACGGCACTCGAATGGGTTCGACGTAATATCGCCAGCTTTGGAGGCCATCCAGAACAAATAACTTTGGTGGGATTTTCGGCCGGATCGGCCAGCGTCGAAATGCACTACCTATCACCGATGTCTCGGGATCTGTTCAAAAACGCTATCGGCCACAGCGGATCAGCCCTAAATCCCTGGGTGTTGGTGGAAAATTCGACCGCAAAAGCCAAAAAAGTTGCCTCCAGCGTTGGTTGTCAAACGAGTGCCAGCAAAGAAATGCTAGCATGTCTGAGAGCTGCACCAGCCCAAGACATTGTTGGGACagtcaaacagttttttggatTCATGTTCAATCCCTTTTCTCCTTTTGGAGCAGTTGTGGAAGTACAGTCAGATAACAATCCGAAACCGTTTTTGATTGACCATCCCTACAATTTGATGCGAGCCGGTAAGGTCAAGAAGGCTCCGTTGATTTTGTCTGCTACCGATGCCGAGGGTCTCTATCCAGCAGGGGCTTtcataagaaaaaaggaataccTGGAGGACATCGACAAGAATTGGAACGCACTGCTCCCTGCGATCTTGGACTATCAAACATCACTGGATGCCGACGTCAAAGGTAGAAATCAGATAAGCGAAACGATTCGGAAGCGCTACCTGAAAGATCAACCGCTGACTGAAGATAATTTTCGCGATTTTGTTAAG ATTATCTCAAATCGGCTGTACTTTGCCGGTATCACGACGTCAGCCAAACTGCTCAAGAACCACATCCCCGTATACTTCTACTACGACGTCTACAAAACCCAATACGGGCTCGGTGAACACATGAGCTACACTAGCACCGACTACGGGGTCGCTCACGGTGAGGACATTTTGCTGATCTTTAAGACCGACATGCGGGATGGCAATCACCCTTACAGCGAAGAAGAACGACTGATGTCCGATCGATTCGTGCAACTTTATGAGGGATTTTCTCGAGACCGGCCGCCTCACTTTGGACCGCACGCTTTGCCTCGAATGGAACCTACCGATGACCGGCTGAGATTTCTCGAACTGAGCTATCCCGAGAGTTGGGTGCGCCTCCGCGCCCAGTTGAGTGACGAAGATTTTTGGAATCGAATTGACTTCCACGATGGCATGCCGGTTCAGGAGTCACGCAATAAAACGGAACTGTAA